The following proteins are co-located in the Lathyrus oleraceus cultivar Zhongwan6 unplaced genomic scaffold, CAAS_Psat_ZW6_1.0 chrUn0250, whole genome shotgun sequence genome:
- the LOC127113030 gene encoding transcription factor GTE12-like, translating into MSDNTKPSSSTTPNTNPSNTQPRKRLIIKLSYPPGSRKRDSDSCATNENKRRKIQDSVKPTISCYWVDSNYQTKSTALSQPKNNGNVVENKKIIKNQVSNTIPLSQPKDNDNVVEDKKMIKNQLSKPTPLSQPKDNMKDSVTRGEECGLKKAMECVKRRQCWLILKRMLVDRDGWDLKDPPKIAKSNKCKIKAICLKEIERKMRLYATEDEFASDMRLVFSNAMITYPPNNHIYQIAKKFSDTFEHKWKSLKNMWELEDTKRSNTHKRY; encoded by the coding sequence ATGTCCGACAACACCAAACCTTCTTCCTCAACAACACCCAACACTAACCCTTCGAACACACAACCTCGTAAAAGACTTATCATCAAGCTCAGTTATCCTCCTGGTTCAAGAAAACGCGATTCAGATTCTTGTGCCACAAATGAAAACAAGAGAAGGAAGATTCAAGATTCTGTAAAACCAACCATATCCTGTTATTGGGTTGATTCAAATTATCAAACCAAATCAACAGCTTTGTCTCAACCAAAGAATAATGGCAATGTTGTTGAAAACAAGAAGATCATCAAGAACCAAGTTTCCAACACAATACCTTTGTCTCAACCAAAGGATAATGACAATGTTGTTGAAGACAAGAAGATGATCAAGAACCAACTTTCCAAACCAACACCTTTGTCTCAACCAAAGGATAACATGAAGGATTCTGTGACAAGAGGTGAAGAATGTGGGTTGAAGAAAGCGATGGAGTGTGTTAAGAGGAGGCAATGTTGGTTGATATTGAAGAGGATGTTGGTGGACAGAGATGGTTGGGATTTGAAAGATCCTCCAAAAATAGCAAAGTCTAATAAGTGTAAGATAAAGGCAATATGTTTGAAGGAAATAGAGAGAAAAATGAGGTTGTATGCAACAGAGGATGAGTTTGCTAGCGACATGAGGCTTGTGTTCTCTAATGCAATGATAACGTATCCTCCAAATAATCATATTTACCAAATTGCAAAAAAGTTTAGTGACACTTTTGAACACAAATGGAAGTCATTGAAGAATATGTGGGAACTTGAGGATACAAAAAGAAGCAACACTCACAAGAGATACTAA